A single genomic interval of Streptomyces sp. BA2 harbors:
- a CDS encoding SDR family NAD(P)-dependent oxidoreductase, with product MSDRTKEARTMSALDGAVVAVAGAAGPAGRATLLRLAEAGATVVASDADAARLAEAVDAARYAHGGATVIGDTVDLLDLDATREWATRTEKEFGRIDGLVHLVGGWRGSATFAETDLADWELLEKLLIRTVQHTSLAFQDGLQRSDRGRYLLISAAGASKPTAGNAAYSASKAAAEAWTLALGDAFRKSGGEQGPRSAAAILVVKALVHDAMRAERPNAKFAGFTDVKELAEAIAGVWERPAGEVNGTRLWLTEKP from the coding sequence ATGAGCGACCGCACCAAGGAGGCGAGGACGATGTCCGCACTCGATGGAGCCGTGGTCGCGGTCGCGGGGGCAGCCGGTCCTGCGGGCCGTGCCACACTGCTGAGGCTCGCGGAGGCCGGTGCCACGGTCGTGGCGTCCGACGCCGACGCGGCCCGCCTGGCGGAGGCCGTGGACGCCGCGCGGTACGCGCACGGCGGGGCCACCGTCATAGGCGACACGGTCGACCTCCTGGACCTCGACGCGACCCGGGAGTGGGCCACCCGCACCGAGAAGGAGTTCGGGCGGATCGACGGCCTGGTCCACCTCGTCGGCGGCTGGCGCGGCAGCGCCACCTTCGCCGAGACCGACCTCGCCGACTGGGAGCTGCTCGAGAAGCTCCTGATCCGCACCGTGCAGCACACCTCGCTCGCCTTCCAGGACGGCCTGCAGCGCAGCGACCGCGGCCGCTATCTCCTGATCAGCGCGGCCGGCGCCTCCAAGCCGACGGCGGGCAACGCGGCGTACTCCGCCTCGAAGGCCGCCGCCGAGGCCTGGACCCTCGCCCTCGGCGATGCCTTCCGGAAGTCGGGGGGCGAGCAGGGCCCGAGGTCGGCGGCTGCCATCCTGGTGGTCAAGGCGCTGGTGCACGACGCGATGCGCGCGGAGCGGCCCAACGCGAAGTTCGCGGGCTTCACGGACGTCAAGGAGCTGGCCGAGGCCATCGCCGGAGTCTGGGAGCGGCCCGCCGGAGAAGTGAACGGAACCCGCCTGTGGCTGACCGAGAAGCCGTGA
- a CDS encoding beta-eliminating lyase-related protein yields MNPPKTDARRHHDPDVRGFASDNYAGAHPEVLAAIALANGGHQIAYGEDDYTANLQQVIRGHFGPTAEAFPVFNGTGANVVALQAITDRWGAVICAESAHIHVDEGGAPERMGGLKLLTVPTPDGKLTPELIDKQAFGWDDEHRAMPQVVSIAQNTELGTLYTPDEIRAICDHAHGLGMKVHLDGSRISNAAASLDVPMRTFTNAVGVDILSLGGTKNGALFGEAVVVLNQDAVSHMKHLRKMSMQLASKMRFVSVQLEALLAKDLWLRNARHANEMAQRLAEGVRAVHGVEILYPVQANAVFARLPHDVSERLQKQYRFYFWDEAAGDVRWMCAFDTREEDVDGFVAALKEEMAR; encoded by the coding sequence GTGAACCCTCCGAAGACCGACGCGCGCCGTCACCACGACCCGGACGTACGGGGGTTCGCGAGCGACAACTACGCGGGCGCCCACCCGGAGGTGCTCGCCGCCATCGCCCTCGCCAACGGCGGTCACCAGATCGCGTACGGCGAGGACGACTACACGGCCAACCTCCAGCAGGTCATCCGCGGACACTTCGGCCCCACGGCCGAGGCGTTCCCGGTCTTCAACGGCACAGGGGCCAACGTCGTTGCGCTCCAGGCGATCACCGACCGCTGGGGCGCGGTGATCTGCGCCGAGTCCGCGCACATCCACGTGGACGAGGGCGGCGCCCCCGAGCGCATGGGCGGCCTGAAGCTGCTCACGGTGCCGACACCCGACGGCAAGCTCACGCCCGAGCTGATCGACAAGCAGGCGTTCGGCTGGGACGACGAGCACCGGGCGATGCCGCAGGTCGTCTCGATCGCGCAGAACACCGAACTGGGCACGCTCTACACGCCCGACGAGATCCGCGCCATCTGCGACCACGCGCATGGCCTCGGCATGAAGGTGCACCTCGACGGCTCGCGCATATCGAACGCCGCTGCCTCTCTCGACGTCCCCATGCGGACGTTCACGAACGCGGTCGGCGTGGACATCCTGTCCCTGGGCGGCACGAAGAACGGCGCGCTCTTCGGGGAGGCCGTCGTCGTCCTCAACCAGGACGCCGTCAGCCACATGAAGCACCTGCGCAAGATGTCCATGCAGCTCGCCTCCAAGATGCGTTTCGTGTCGGTGCAGTTGGAGGCCCTGCTCGCCAAGGACCTCTGGCTGCGCAACGCCCGGCACGCGAACGAGATGGCGCAGCGCCTGGCGGAGGGCGTGCGCGCCGTCCACGGCGTGGAGATCCTCTACCCGGTGCAGGCCAACGCTGTCTTCGCGCGGCTTCCGCACGACGTGAGCGAGCGGCTGCAGAAGCAGTACCGCTTCTACTTCTGGGACGAGGCGGCGGGCGACGTCCGCTGGATGTGCGCGTTCGACACGCGCGAGGAGGACGTGGACGGCTTCGTCGCGGCGCTCAAGGAGGAGATGGCGCGCTAG